A DNA window from Tissierellales bacterium contains the following coding sequences:
- a CDS encoding peptidylprolyl isomerase yields the protein MYDDTNYISIDSLKDLLKARLDYYSKNKTFNLLFKKQYLYQNNPLVTIELDNGKTLEIELYPSDAPNTVSNFIALIKNGFYKGKSFHRMLADNMIQGGQDLENTMKYLLPGEFATNGYENTLMQTRATISMVNFSSHPVSSPTEFFINVVDHPSLNGNFAPFGRVINGMDVIDEISRTKTDANASAINPVVIKNIT from the coding sequence ATGTATGATGATACAAATTATATATCTATAGACTCTCTAAAAGACCTACTAAAGGCTAGATTGGATTACTATTCAAAAAATAAAACATTCAATTTATTATTCAAAAAACAATATTTATATCAAAATAATCCTTTGGTTACAATAGAACTTGATAATGGTAAAACACTTGAAATAGAACTTTACCCTAGCGATGCTCCAAATACTGTATCTAATTTCATCGCTCTCATAAAAAATGGTTTCTATAAGGGAAAATCATTTCATAGAATGCTAGCTGACAATATGATTCAAGGTGGCCAAGATTTAGAAAACACTATGAAATACTTACTTCCAGGTGAATTTGCAACAAATGGATATGAAAATACCCTCATGCAAACTAGAGCTACTATATCTATGGTAAACTTCAGTTCTCACCCAGTTTCTAGTCCTACGGAATTCTTTATAAATGTAGTTGACCATCCTAGCTTAAATGGCAATTTCGCTCCATTTGGTAGGGTTATAAACGGTATGGACGTTATAGATGAGATATCTCGCACAAAAACTGATGCAAATGCTTCTGCTATAAATCCTGTAGTTATAAAAAATATCAC